The Neobacillus sp. PS3-34 genome has a window encoding:
- a CDS encoding ABC transporter permease: protein MKVKELGILQSVKMALRSIKGNKLPLLTMLGIIIGVSSVIVLISIARGSTQNVTSQINSLGTNLLTINTFGTEQVKLTDDSIEKLKAVQGIQAVSPAVSGRVTVKRDRTSAQVSLTGTNSAYQDVREMKVAEGRFLSDLDIEYRQKIVVLGSETAQTLFGIESPIGQHIQIDGTSFKIVGVLESKGGSMGQSGDDIVIMPLSTAERLIKNTAISTVYLQGKNNANMNFVMAEVEMTMKRLFPNGTDEYSIFNQQDLMDTMSSVTSTMTMMLGGIAGISLLVGGIGIMNIMLVSVSERTKEIGIRKAIGAKRRDILLQFLIEAVVLSSLGGVIGILAGIGLGNLLSSFMSLTVSYSTSVILMSFLFSLFVGVVFGVFPANKASRLNPIQALRFE from the coding sequence ATGAAGGTGAAAGAATTGGGAATCCTGCAATCAGTTAAAATGGCCTTAAGGAGTATAAAAGGGAATAAGCTGCCTCTTCTCACCATGCTTGGAATTATTATCGGCGTTTCTTCGGTCATTGTCCTGATTTCCATTGCCCGGGGATCGACCCAAAATGTGACCAGTCAAATTAATAGCCTGGGAACAAACCTGCTGACCATAAACACATTTGGCACCGAACAGGTGAAGCTGACAGATGATAGCATCGAAAAGCTCAAGGCGGTTCAGGGAATACAGGCCGTCTCTCCTGCTGTATCAGGAAGAGTCACGGTTAAAAGGGATAGAACCTCAGCCCAGGTTTCTTTAACCGGGACAAATTCCGCCTATCAGGATGTTCGTGAAATGAAAGTGGCAGAAGGCCGTTTTCTGTCAGATTTAGATATTGAGTACAGACAAAAAATTGTTGTCCTTGGCTCTGAAACTGCTCAAACCTTATTTGGGATTGAGAGTCCAATTGGCCAGCATATACAAATTGATGGTACATCCTTTAAAATAGTAGGTGTATTGGAATCAAAAGGCGGTTCCATGGGCCAAAGCGGTGACGACATCGTGATCATGCCCTTAAGCACAGCCGAAAGATTAATCAAAAATACTGCTATTTCAACTGTTTACCTTCAAGGGAAAAACAATGCAAATATGAATTTTGTCATGGCAGAAGTAGAGATGACAATGAAAAGACTTTTTCCAAATGGAACCGACGAATATAGTATTTTCAATCAGCAGGATTTAATGGATACCATGAGTTCTGTCACGAGCACGATGACGATGATGCTTGGAGGAATTGCCGGCATATCCTTGCTCGTCGGAGGAATAGGTATTATGAATATCATGCTTGTTTCAGTTTCAGAAAGAACAAAGGAAATCGGAATTAGAAAAGCAATTGGAGCAAAAAGGCGCGACATTCTCCTTCAGTTTTTGATTGAAGCGGTTGTGCTAAGTTCGCTTGGTGGCGTAATTGGTATTTTAGCTGGAATAGGGTTAGGCAATCTTTTGTCCTCATTTATGAGCCTAACCGTTTCCTATTCAACTTCTGTAATATTAATGTCCTTTTTATTTTCTCTTTTTGTCGGCGTTGTTTTCGGAGTATTTCCTGCAAACAAGGCTTCCAGACTTAACCCTATTCAGGCCTTACGGTTTGAATAA
- a CDS encoding ABC transporter ATP-binding protein yields the protein MTQPIIEIEDITKTYRLGGEDVHALDGVSLSIEKGEFIAIIGASGSGKSTLMNMIGCLDQPDSGTYLLDGKDIGRMNDNGLASIRNKKIGFIFQNFNLLPRLTAWENVELPLVYSGMPAKERRKIAFECLDRVGLKDRATHLPTQLSGGQQQRVAIARALASNPPILLADEPTGALDSKTSREILDVLRELNAQQHTIILITHDMDIARQCKRMVSIQDGKLTMNEGERIGNPAIS from the coding sequence ATGACTCAACCAATCATTGAAATTGAAGACATAACAAAGACTTATCGATTGGGCGGAGAGGATGTCCATGCTTTGGATGGTGTCTCCCTTTCCATTGAAAAAGGTGAATTTATTGCGATCATCGGCGCTTCAGGTTCAGGTAAATCTACGCTTATGAACATGATTGGCTGTCTTGATCAACCTGATTCTGGAACGTATTTGCTTGACGGAAAAGATATTGGCCGTATGAATGACAACGGCCTTGCCTCTATCAGGAATAAAAAAATAGGATTCATATTTCAGAATTTTAATTTACTCCCTAGACTAACTGCATGGGAAAATGTTGAGCTCCCTCTTGTATACAGTGGAATGCCGGCTAAGGAACGGCGGAAAATCGCATTTGAATGTTTGGACAGAGTCGGACTTAAAGATAGAGCTACACACCTCCCAACTCAGTTATCCGGAGGACAGCAGCAGCGGGTGGCGATTGCCAGGGCATTAGCAAGCAATCCCCCTATCCTGCTTGCCGATGAGCCAACAGGTGCGCTCGATAGCAAAACGAGCAGAGAAATCCTTGATGTTTTAAGAGAGCTTAATGCCCAGCAGCATACCATTATTTTAATTACTCATGATATGGATATTGCCCGGCAATGTAAACGGATGGTCTCTATCCAGGATGGAAAATTGACGATGAATGAAGGTGAAAGAATTGGGAATCCTGCAATCAGTTAA
- a CDS encoding efflux RND transporter periplasmic adaptor subunit — protein MKKWIFIVLGLAVIAFVGYQYFNKNSTQEVSATYPTATVQKGKLEVKVSGSGSVQPVSSTDIKAESEKKIEEVLVDSGDAVTKGQELITFTDGSDPIIAPHKGIITSLTVSADQRVSVGEVVAHVTDYKNLQTVIQIDELDIPKIKVSQNVNIKANSFPDEAFSGKVTAISNEGTVTNGVSTFDVTIHIDNPKSLKVGMTAEASILTNSKDQALYVPVEAVHSINSQKYVVVSNGTAGGNTASTERKAVKTGLYNEDYVEITSGLTEGETVQLPAVSVNSNSNLRGMGRGGIGGFPGIGGGSGGRSWSGRSGGNGGRSGS, from the coding sequence ATGAAAAAATGGATTTTTATTGTTTTAGGTTTAGCAGTAATTGCATTTGTCGGTTATCAATATTTCAATAAAAACAGCACTCAGGAGGTATCAGCTACATATCCAACCGCTACAGTCCAAAAAGGAAAGCTCGAGGTTAAAGTAAGCGGTTCTGGTTCAGTCCAACCTGTTTCGAGCACCGATATTAAGGCAGAATCAGAGAAAAAAATTGAGGAGGTTCTCGTGGATTCCGGGGATGCAGTTACAAAAGGACAGGAACTGATTACGTTTACTGATGGAAGCGATCCAATCATTGCTCCCCATAAAGGTATCATTACTTCCCTTACTGTTTCAGCGGACCAGCGTGTGAGTGTCGGGGAAGTGGTTGCTCACGTGACAGACTATAAGAATCTGCAAACTGTGATTCAAATCGATGAATTGGATATTCCTAAAATAAAAGTTTCCCAGAATGTTAATATAAAGGCAAATTCATTTCCTGATGAAGCATTTAGCGGCAAGGTTACGGCAATTTCAAATGAGGGCACTGTTACGAATGGAGTATCGACTTTCGATGTTACCATACATATAGACAACCCTAAATCACTTAAAGTAGGGATGACGGCAGAAGCCAGTATTTTGACTAATAGTAAAGATCAAGCCCTTTATGTACCTGTAGAAGCTGTTCACTCAATAAATAGTCAAAAATATGTAGTTGTCAGCAACGGAACGGCTGGTGGCAATACTGCCTCAACTGAGAGAAAAGCTGTCAAAACGGGGCTTTATAATGAAGATTACGTAGAAATTACCAGTGGCCTTACTGAGGGTGAAACTGTTCAATTACCTGCAGTTTCTGTAAACAGCAACAGTAATCTCCGCGGGATGGGCCGCGGGGGAATAGGAGGATTCCCTGGTATTGGCGGCGGTTCTGGCGGAAGATCCTGGTCAGGAAGAAGTGGCGGCAATGGCGGGAGGAGCGGTTCTTGA
- a CDS encoding DUF6044 family protein: MFNFWVSLRQENKHLSFAWILLFIYLSPMFILGENAHIRVHDNLDSNIAWYKLMHDSEALFAPLNSTLPQIINGLPRNAFGTEFSGIQWLHQIFPTMLAYSLSQALVRIFAFIGFFLLLKKHFVKDEKNYAIRVWVSLAFALTPFWPSGMLSTLGMPLALWAFLNIRKGDSTWKEWITLILLPFYSSFVLGFFFFLFAMGILWLRDLIVKKQWNLHFFGSIALMVTMYLSIEYRLVYSLVFPEEPTSRNEFVSSKLEFWHTVRLVFKNYSIGHTHDMTLHTFVILPLSFIVVWKILKKQKGLDEKRYLNLFILNFVLSVWYAFWFYKGWEPLKERISLLNTFNFARFHFLRPLIIYLMFAVGSVILWRIGDRWRRLINICLILQILVLFAANPEVVYRYTNTPSVKQFYAVKQFDEIAHYIGKPKSSYRIASIGIHPAIAQYNGFYTLDTYNNYYPLSYKHQFRKIIAGELNKNSSLKTYFDEWGGRCYIFVDELGKNYEFNKDSKKKIKHLEININQFKKMGGEYFFSAVPILNHDENGLDFIKSFSNEESAWKIYLYRVKKE; the protein is encoded by the coding sequence ATGTTTAATTTTTGGGTCAGTCTAAGACAGGAAAATAAGCATCTATCATTTGCGTGGATCCTGCTTTTTATTTATCTATCACCAATGTTTATACTTGGCGAAAATGCCCACATCAGGGTACACGATAATCTCGACTCGAATATTGCGTGGTATAAACTCATGCATGATAGCGAAGCATTATTTGCACCGCTTAATAGTACACTTCCTCAAATCATAAACGGCCTCCCAAGAAATGCCTTTGGAACTGAGTTTAGCGGAATACAATGGCTTCATCAGATTTTCCCGACGATGCTCGCGTATTCCTTAAGCCAGGCTCTTGTGAGGATTTTTGCGTTTATTGGCTTTTTTCTGCTATTAAAAAAGCATTTTGTAAAAGACGAAAAAAATTACGCCATCCGTGTATGGGTGTCACTGGCATTTGCACTAACGCCATTTTGGCCTTCTGGCATGCTGAGTACGCTCGGGATGCCGCTTGCACTGTGGGCATTTTTAAACATTAGAAAGGGAGATAGCACCTGGAAAGAATGGATTACCCTCATTTTACTTCCCTTTTATTCTAGCTTTGTTCTTGGCTTCTTCTTCTTTTTATTTGCGATGGGGATTCTCTGGCTGAGGGATTTAATTGTAAAAAAACAGTGGAACCTGCATTTTTTTGGAAGTATTGCATTAATGGTTACTATGTATTTGTCTATTGAATACAGGCTGGTTTATTCGCTTGTTTTTCCAGAGGAACCAACCAGTAGAAATGAATTTGTTAGTTCCAAATTGGAGTTCTGGCATACTGTCAGACTCGTATTTAAAAATTATTCTATTGGGCATACACACGATATGACGCTGCATACTTTTGTGATTTTGCCCTTATCGTTTATTGTAGTTTGGAAAATATTAAAAAAACAAAAGGGTTTAGATGAAAAAAGGTATTTAAATCTATTTATATTAAATTTTGTTTTATCAGTTTGGTATGCATTTTGGTTTTACAAAGGGTGGGAACCATTAAAGGAAAGGATTTCACTTCTAAACACATTTAATTTTGCACGTTTTCACTTTCTTCGTCCCTTAATCATTTATCTGATGTTTGCGGTTGGGTCGGTAATTCTCTGGAGAATCGGGGATAGATGGAGAAGGTTAATAAATATATGTTTAATCCTGCAAATTCTCGTTTTGTTTGCTGCCAATCCGGAGGTTGTTTATCGTTATACCAATACTCCATCTGTTAAACAATTTTATGCGGTCAAACAGTTTGACGAGATTGCCCATTATATTGGAAAGCCAAAGTCATCTTATCGTATTGCGAGTATAGGAATCCATCCAGCCATCGCTCAATACAACGGCTTCTATACGTTGGATACATATAACAATTACTACCCATTATCATATAAACATCAGTTTAGAAAAATCATTGCAGGAGAACTAAATAAGAATTCCAGTTTGAAAACCTATTTTGATGAATGGGGAGGCAGGTGCTACATTTTCGTTGATGAACTCGGAAAGAACTATGAATTCAATAAGGATTCGAAGAAGAAAATTAAGCATCTGGAGATAAATATAAATCAATTTAAGAAAATGGGCGGAGAATATTTTTTCTCGGCTGTTCCGATATTGAATCATGATGAAAACGGGCTTGATTTTATAAAGTCCTTCAGCAATGAAGAATCGGCATGGAAAATCTACCTTTATCGAGTGAAGAAGGAGTGA
- a CDS encoding FixH family protein produces the protein MKKLFLGVALFMGLLTGCNSQDHSANQDGGGKSLEPVEVTIKTEPEKINPNEEVKIIALVTQGKEKVADANEVKFEIWKSEQEDHSMKPAHNDGKGLYSITTSFKEDGHYFITAHVTARSMHTMPNKEITVGTPVEEHSEAGEHHHSDEHHHDSSVSIELLGDKPFHVNKETILTALVKHDNTPLTNAKVTFEVWAGEEQKHEWIDGKESGGGKYTAAKTFTRTGAYHVQIHVENDELHEHNVIMFEVK, from the coding sequence ATGAAAAAGCTTTTTTTAGGAGTGGCTCTATTCATGGGCCTGCTAACCGGCTGTAATAGCCAAGATCATTCTGCAAATCAGGATGGGGGCGGAAAAAGCCTTGAACCTGTGGAAGTAACCATCAAAACTGAGCCAGAGAAAATCAATCCAAATGAAGAGGTTAAGATAATAGCATTGGTGACTCAGGGAAAAGAAAAAGTAGCTGATGCAAACGAAGTGAAATTCGAAATTTGGAAAAGCGAGCAGGAGGATCATTCCATGAAACCTGCTCATAATGACGGAAAGGGACTTTATTCCATTACTACTTCCTTTAAAGAGGACGGCCATTACTTTATTACTGCGCACGTTACGGCTCGCAGTATGCATACCATGCCTAACAAGGAAATTACAGTAGGCACTCCGGTTGAAGAACATAGTGAAGCAGGGGAACATCATCATTCAGATGAACATCATCATGATTCAAGTGTTTCGATCGAATTGCTGGGAGACAAGCCATTCCATGTAAACAAGGAAACAATATTAACCGCTCTTGTTAAACATGATAATACCCCCCTTACAAACGCAAAAGTGACGTTTGAGGTATGGGCAGGAGAAGAACAAAAGCACGAATGGATTGATGGGAAAGAGAGTGGCGGTGGAAAATACACCGCAGCTAAGACATTTACCCGCACTGGTGCATATCATGTCCAAATCCATGTTGAAAACGATGAACTTCATGAACATAATGTCATTATGTTTGAAGTGAAATAA
- a CDS encoding DUF3231 family protein yields the protein MKSHNVQTNAIGKALMMGFGQAAQNPDVTQFLLRGKRIATKHMDIFSDILIKNDLPAPMSWDMAVTDSTEKVFSDKLIMFHSSAMIAAGIGNYGAAMAASPRRDICLKYASLIPEIALFAEDGANIMIKHGWLEEPPQSDDRDNLAKS from the coding sequence TTGAAATCACATAATGTCCAAACTAATGCAATTGGAAAAGCATTGATGATGGGTTTTGGCCAGGCAGCACAAAATCCAGATGTAACACAATTTTTGCTTCGGGGTAAAAGAATTGCAACTAAACATATGGATATTTTCAGTGATATTTTAATAAAGAATGATCTTCCTGCCCCGATGTCATGGGACATGGCAGTTACAGACTCTACAGAAAAGGTTTTCTCAGATAAACTCATCATGTTCCATTCATCTGCCATGATTGCAGCTGGAATTGGAAACTATGGAGCCGCAATGGCCGCGAGTCCGCGCAGGGACATTTGCTTGAAATATGCTTCATTGATTCCCGAGATTGCATTGTTTGCGGAGGATGGTGCCAATATCATGATCAAGCATGGATGGCTGGAAGAACCTCCGCAATCCGATGACCGAGATAACTTAGCGAAGTCATAA
- a CDS encoding DUF3231 family protein has protein sequence MDDKTKILLTSAEMATLWVQYMNDTAANCVLSYFIEKADDSEVKSIIEFAHDSSKKNIVNLQEIFKKEGFPIPIGFTKSDVNISAARLFSDSYVLMYLRNMSVLGMAASGIALGLVTRDDIAAFQKQVLKSAVILQDLAKGLMLKQGTYIRPPFISTPDKAVYIEGQHFLAGFLGEIRPLTAIEIT, from the coding sequence ATGGACGATAAAACAAAGATCCTTTTGACATCTGCAGAGATGGCCACACTTTGGGTTCAGTATATGAATGATACTGCAGCAAATTGTGTGTTAAGCTATTTTATCGAAAAAGCGGATGATTCAGAGGTTAAGTCAATTATAGAATTCGCTCATGATTCATCAAAAAAAAATATTGTAAATTTACAAGAAATTTTTAAAAAAGAAGGCTTTCCGATACCAATTGGGTTTACAAAAAGTGATGTTAATATATCGGCGGCTAGGCTTTTTTCTGACTCGTACGTGCTAATGTATTTACGGAATATGTCTGTTTTAGGAATGGCGGCCAGCGGAATAGCACTGGGGCTGGTAACTCGTGATGATATTGCCGCTTTCCAGAAGCAAGTCTTAAAATCGGCTGTTATTTTACAGGATTTGGCCAAGGGATTGATGCTGAAACAGGGGACCTATATAAGGCCGCCTTTTATTTCTACTCCTGATAAAGCTGTTTATATAGAAGGCCAGCATTTTCTGGCAGGATTTTTGGGAGAGATTAGGCCACTCACTGCAATTGAAATCACATAA